One window of Cohnella hashimotonis genomic DNA carries:
- a CDS encoding ABC transporter substrate-binding protein, which translates to MAKWIKKSATTMVVVVGLGLLAACGSDKNNESGASAQAASSASSSANAQASTGAGTTADAQTRTVRDEFGEVTVPAHPKRIAAIYLEDYLKALGIAPVVQWYNPNWGKQDYLNLDVPLFDNSGSIEALLAQSPDLIILDGAIDRAAYDQYSKVAPTFRLPESVLQDSGQILKTIADVIGIPEKAESVAAAYEAKVADAKAKLAQAVGKETVAVIRVNVGDRTIALFGAKNRYAGSILFDDLGLTPHPMVEKMTEFQEILSEEAFSMLDADHIIVIPSNGDWKTAENQDAFTLLDSPMWKSVPAFKNGHVYKVDRSYWQSGAITANGMKIDDLLKLMVK; encoded by the coding sequence ATGGCTAAGTGGATCAAAAAATCGGCGACCACGATGGTTGTAGTGGTGGGTTTAGGCTTGCTCGCGGCTTGCGGCTCCGACAAGAACAATGAGAGCGGGGCATCGGCGCAGGCAGCGTCTTCAGCTTCCTCGTCGGCAAACGCGCAGGCATCGACGGGAGCGGGGACGACCGCGGATGCGCAAACGCGGACCGTCAGGGACGAGTTCGGCGAGGTCACCGTGCCGGCGCATCCGAAGCGGATCGCGGCCATCTATCTGGAGGACTACTTGAAGGCGTTGGGCATCGCGCCGGTCGTCCAATGGTACAACCCGAACTGGGGCAAACAGGATTATTTGAACCTGGATGTGCCGTTGTTCGACAACTCCGGCAGCATCGAGGCGCTGTTGGCGCAAAGTCCCGATCTGATCATTCTAGACGGCGCCATCGATCGCGCGGCTTACGATCAATATTCCAAAGTGGCGCCGACATTCCGGTTGCCGGAGAGCGTTTTGCAGGATTCCGGGCAGATTCTGAAGACGATTGCCGATGTCATCGGCATTCCCGAGAAGGCCGAGAGCGTGGCCGCAGCATACGAAGCCAAAGTGGCGGATGCGAAGGCGAAGCTGGCGCAAGCCGTTGGCAAAGAGACGGTGGCGGTTATCCGCGTCAATGTCGGCGATCGGACGATCGCGCTGTTCGGGGCCAAAAACCGGTATGCGGGCAGCATTTTGTTTGACGATCTGGGTCTCACCCCCCATCCGATGGTCGAAAAAATGACCGAATTCCAGGAGATCTTATCCGAAGAGGCGTTTTCGATGCTGGATGCGGATCACATCATCGTCATTCCGTCCAACGGAGACTGGAAGACCGCGGAAAACCAAGACGCTTTTACGTTATTGGACAGTCCGATGTGGAAGTCCGTACCGGCATTCAAAAACGGTCACGTGTACAAGGTTGACCGCAGCTACTGGCAGAGCGGGGCCATCACGGCCAACGGAATGAAAATCGACGATCTCCTGAAGCTGATGGTCAAGTAA